CGACGAGCCGACGCTGGGCCTGGCGCCGCTCATCATTGCGCAGATCTTCGAGATCATCCAGGCCATCCGCGCCAACGGCGTGACGGTGTTCCTGGTGGAGCAAAACGCCAACCGTGCGCTCTCCATCGCCGACCGGGGCTACGTGCTGGAGACCGGGCGCGTGGTACTCGAAGACACCGGCGCCAACCTGCTCACCAACCCCGAGGTGCGCAAGGCCTATCTCGGCCACTAAAAGCCAAACGCCATGGCGCAGACCCTGGCCGCTGCCGCGCACAGCGAGCTGATCATCAAGAAAAGCCGCTTCATCGGCTGCGTCCAGCCCATGGCCGACCGCGCCAGCGCCCAGGCCGTGGTCGATGGGCTGCGCCGCGAGCACCCCGGCGCCGCCCATGTGTGCTGGGCGCTGCTCGCAGGCGGTCAGTCGGCCGCCGTCGATGACGGCGAGCCCAGCGGCACCGCCGGGCGCCCCATGCTCGACGTGCTGCGCCACCAGGATCTCGAAGGCGTGCTGGCCACCGTGGTGCGCTACTTCGGCGGCGTCAAGCTCGGCGCTGGCGGCCTGGTGCGCGCCTACACCGACTGCGTGGCGCAAGCGCTGCTTTTGGCCGACAAGATCACCTTGCAGCGCCAGCACACCTTGCGCTGCCAGGTGCCCTACGCCCTCGAAGGTCTGCTGCGGCGCGAAATTACCGCTGCCGGCGCCGAACTGCTGGCGGTGGAGCACGGCTCCTTGGTGGCGCTGCAATGGCGCCTGCCCGAGACAGCCGCCAGCGCCATGGTGGTGCGCCTGAACGACGCCGGCCAGGGGCGCATCGCCTGGTGCGAACCGGCGTAACCGGATAAGCGCATAGCCTCAAGATTGAAGCGCCAGTTGCCGATAACCTGCCCATCTATTGCCAGGAGTTTTTCATGGACGTCAGCCTCTCCAACGCCATCATGCACACCGCCAACGCCCTGCAGCAAAGCAAAACTGCCGACGCCGTACAGGTGGCGGTGCTCAAAAAATCCATGGACGTGCAAAAAACCGCAGCCGCTACCTTGCTGCAGGCCCTGCCCCAGCCGCCGCTGGCGAGCAGCGGCACGCTGGGCACGCAGGTCAACACCTTTGCATAAACATCGCGCAGCGGCGACAGCTCACAGCTTGCGCCGCACCGCCAGGTAGCGCGCCTCATTGGTCACGTTGGCAGCACTGGCAAACTTGGAAGTCAGCAGCGGTTCGAGCTTGCTGGCCCGCTCTGCCGGGTTCGGGTGGGTGGAGAACAGCATCTGAAAATTCACGTCGCTGCCCGAGCCACTGGCGGCGTACATCTTGAGCACCGAAGGCAGGCCATCAGCACGGTAGCCGGCGCGTGCAGCGTAGAGCAGCGCTTGGCGGTCGGCGTCAAACTCGTCAGATTGATCCAGCCCCTTGGCGTAGAGGTTGCGCACGGCGTTGACCATGGCTGCCGTCATCGCCCCATTGCTCGTTTGCGTCTGGATGATGCCCCCCGCTATTTGCGCCCAGCCGCCCTTCTTCAAGGCCGCCAGGTAGTGCCCGCGCACCACATGCGCCACCTCGTGCGCCAGCACCCCGGCCAATTCGGCCTCGTTCTTGAGCTGGCGCAGCAGGCCCACGGTGACGAACACATAGCCCCCCGGCGTGGCGTAGGCGTTGACGGCGTCCGAATCAATGATGCCAAAGCGCCAGGCGAATTGAATGGCGCGCCCGTCCTTGTCCTTGGGTGGCTCCGCCTGCAGCGCCACCCACCAGCCGATCTGGTTGACGTAGCGCTGCGCCATGTCGTTGCGCAGCAGCGGGCGCGCGCCCAGCAGCACCGAAGAAAACTCCTGCCCCAGCGCGTGCTGCTCCTGCGGCGAGTAATCTTTAAAGGCCGCAGAGGCGCCACCGATGACATCTTGAATGCCGTTGGCCATGCCCGAGCCGCCGCCACCGCCGCCGCCGCCGCCACCCAGGGCAGAGGCCAGATTGCCCATCTGGCCAACGTTGGGCATGGTCTCGCAACCCGAGAGCAGCGCGCCACTGAGCGCCACAGCGGCCAGGAAGGGGTACAAAGCACGCTTTTTCATGGCTGGGCTCCGTCGTAGGGGGCAAAGGACTGGACCTGGAGCTTGCCGTTCTTGGCAAACTGCTGCGCCTGGGCGGCGGTGGCGGCAAAGCTCTCCATGCGCTGCACTTCAGCCGGTGCTGGCTGGGCATTGGCCAGCTGCTCGGCCGTCAGGCCGCGCGTGCCGGTGGTGGCCGTGGGCCGGTTGCTGCTGGCGCTGAAAACGCCCGACAGGCCGGTGAGCGGGTTTTGCGCTGCCGGCGCCGCCGTGCTCAGGGCGCGCACATGGGTACTGCGCAGCCAACCCTCCTGGCCCTGCACCTGCACGCGCAGCCAGCCGCCGCGCACCTCCAGCTGCTGCACCATGGTGCCTACGGTGAGCGAGACCAGGTTTTTGGCATTGAGCGCCGGGCCCGCACGCAGCTCCGTGGCGGTGGACACTTGCAGCGATTGGGCACAGGCCCAACTGGCCGCCGTGGCCAGCAGGCCAGCAGCGAACAGCCGCTTCAGGGGCCGTGCAATCAGGGGTAGAGCAATCATGGGTTGGCTTCCTCCAGGTGATGGGGGCGCTCGGCCTTGCGCTGGGGCTCAAACAGGCGCACTTCCTGCTCGCGGCCTTTGACGTGAAACGCTCCCCGGTCGATAAAGTCAAACGCATCGCCGCATTGTGCGCGCGTTGTCTCCGAAACCAATACCGTCGCCACGCCCTTGGTGCAGCCTTCAATGCGGCTGGCAAGGTTGACGGTATCGCCAATGGCGGTGTAGTCCAGGCGCCGGCTGGTGCCCAAAAAGCCCACCACCGCCGGCCCGGAGTGCACGCCTATGCCAATGGCAAACTGCACCCCCGGCTCCTGCTGCGCCAGCTCGGCGGCAAAAACCTGCAAGGCATCGGCCATGCCCAGCGCCGCCTGCACCGCCAGCACGGCGTGCTGCGGCTGCGCCAGGGGGGCGCCCCAAAAGGCCATGATGGCGTCGCCAATGAATTTATCGAGCGTGCCCTGGTGGCGAAAAATCACCTCCACCTGCATCTCAAAATAGCGGTTGAGCAGCGCCACAATGGCCTCGGGCGGGCGGTGCTCAGACAGGCTGGTAAAGCCCCGAATATCGGAA
This DNA window, taken from Acidovorax sp. HDW3, encodes the following:
- a CDS encoding YigZ family protein; protein product: MAQTLAAAAHSELIIKKSRFIGCVQPMADRASAQAVVDGLRREHPGAAHVCWALLAGGQSAAVDDGEPSGTAGRPMLDVLRHQDLEGVLATVVRYFGGVKLGAGGLVRAYTDCVAQALLLADKITLQRQHTLRCQVPYALEGLLRREITAAGAELLAVEHGSLVALQWRLPETAASAMVVRLNDAGQGRIAWCEPA
- a CDS encoding YjfB family protein translates to MDVSLSNAIMHTANALQQSKTADAVQVAVLKKSMDVQKTAAATLLQALPQPPLASSGTLGTQVNTFA
- a CDS encoding M48 family metalloprotease, which gives rise to MKKRALYPFLAAVALSGALLSGCETMPNVGQMGNLASALGGGGGGGGGGSGMANGIQDVIGGASAAFKDYSPQEQHALGQEFSSVLLGARPLLRNDMAQRYVNQIGWWVALQAEPPKDKDGRAIQFAWRFGIIDSDAVNAYATPGGYVFVTVGLLRQLKNEAELAGVLAHEVAHVVRGHYLAALKKGGWAQIAGGIIQTQTSNGAMTAAMVNAVRNLYAKGLDQSDEFDADRQALLYAARAGYRADGLPSVLKMYAASGSGSDVNFQMLFSTHPNPAERASKLEPLLTSKFASAANVTNEARYLAVRRKL
- a CDS encoding SH3 domain-containing protein; translation: MIALPLIARPLKRLFAAGLLATAASWACAQSLQVSTATELRAGPALNAKNLVSLTVGTMVQQLEVRGGWLRVQVQGQEGWLRSTHVRALSTAAPAAQNPLTGLSGVFSASSNRPTATTGTRGLTAEQLANAQPAPAEVQRMESFAATAAQAQQFAKNGKLQVQSFAPYDGAQP